Genomic DNA from Theobroma cacao cultivar B97-61/B2 chromosome 3, Criollo_cocoa_genome_V2, whole genome shotgun sequence:
TAACTATATAACATGAACAATTTTACTTCGAGTGAAATGAAAATGGGCTTTAAAATCTAAAGCATTAACTTCCAAAATGGAATTTAAAAAATCACCAAATATAAAGAATAGCATATAAAAAATCCAAGCTTATGACAAAATTAAACTCTGAACAGCCAAAATCATTAGCATCATAAAAACCCACCAATCAAAACAGAGCAGTTAATAAACACATCTTAAATCCTCTTCACTCGATGAAACCAGCTAAAGCAAATCAATAGCCGAGCTTAGTCTTTCATTTTACTAAAAACTAAAGCAATCTGACAGAAAAGTTTCTGTTTTTCTGTTCGGAACTTCGCTCCCTAAGcaatcaaataagaaaaatattctgcAGAGATCAAGAAGAAGTGAAAGAAGGAGAAATACCTGTTGAGACGGAGACCTGAGGCGGAGTACAGACAGAAATTAGGGTTTTAGGTTTCTGACTCCTTTTATAGGCAGCCAACAGCAGCTAGCAATTTTATAGCCCACACCCGGTAAGCCCGCTCAGTCAGAAAGACCAACGTGGCACAAGTTGTGACCCATTCGGTCCAAAATCTTTAACTATTCTAGCTCTTGATATTCGGGCCTAGCCCACACAAAGCAAAACATTTGGTGAAGGACTTATTAATTGCACCCTGTCTGGCCCTAAAACATGGGTAAATAATCAAACTATAAAAGCATATTGGGttcatgaaataaaataagatagtaattatgaaataattgttttatgaaaataaaataattattatatagtttgattctatgaaataaaataggataaaaattgttattataaTTCGTTATGATGTTTGATTGgtaaaaatagttttgaaataataaaagaattagtgataaaaagatgaaaatatcatttattataatattaaatttaaaatttaaaatttttacattttataatttataaaaaaattattaataaattttagataactagatattattatatatagaaCTATAAGAAAAAGTTATGCTAAATGTGTACATTTGATCCAataatatatgtatgtattttaaaatttatgttatAAAAGTTAGAGTGTCTCGGTGCTTAACACTCATAGTCATAGATGAGGTTCTTTTATATTATAGAGAATAATAACattgcaaacaagtaaaacGAGATGTGCTAAAAGAGACGAAGAGCAAGAAGGATTTGAGCAATTTTTGAAATACTAAATAATGTGATTGATGGGATAGATAAAATTTAGGAAATGTTGAAAGTAAATGTAGCTAGAACAAGATGGGAAGAGCTTAGTAAGAGATAATATTTGGAGAAAAAGCTTAGAGAGGCTGTTGAGTTTCTAAATCATTAgataaattatcaaaattctATATATAAATCAAAAAGAAACATAGTTACTCAACAACAATATGCACGTGACAGAAGAAAACATTACCCAATTATCTAGTAGGGTAGTGGATTTTTCAGATGTTCATGCTACTGTGGTATAATGGGTTTTGTGACACGCAGCGACTTTGTTTTTTTAGGAAAAGCACTTGTATCTTAAgttataattaagaaaataattttttaactatCTCTATGTCTTAAGTTCCTAAGTCAAATTTGTAGAACTTcccataattaaaattaatttaacaatCTTATCACTTGTTTTGGGATTACTTTCATTATTTCATGCGGTGATATAACTGTTCTATTTGTTTTGAGTTACATTTATTGctttttgtaaatttacatattaatattgaaaaaatattatgttactattcaaaatcaaatatctaCACTACTCAACGAAAATAAATCTTCATGTATTTACcgtcatgattttttttttcataaatagCCAGATTGTTGAATTGTAGGATAAAATAGCCAAACtcatatattttatagttatatCTACTTCCACCAAGCAAATATCTAAGAgaatctaaaaatatatactaagataagaaataaaatgaatcgCCTGGACTTGTCAAGCCATGTATGCTGTGATGCAATTCGCCTTTTCCCTTCTTAAATCTCTTTATACTTGTCAAGCCATGTGTGTTGGGAAGAATTCCGAGGCATCGTCCCTCCCCAGTCCCCTCCTTAAATCCCTTTACATTATCTAATTCTTATTTGCAAAGAAAAACCTGTTACCGACCTCACGTTCTTCATAATTTCACATGACGCTCCCTAAGTCCCCCAAAACAGAACATAAAAGCATCGTCAAAGTGGCCAAGTATTCAATGGATTCGCAATGGCTTCACCCTTTGTGAGCTCACCTTCATTAAGCACATTTCTACAGtacataatattatatttatatagaaACATCATGGaatattttcttcattcatAACATATATTTCCGTACCCAAAAATCATCAATTCTGCCAGATCTGAGCTGTCTATGGAGGAAGAACCAGTACTGCTAAATTTCATGGATGAAATGACTTTTCtacaatattattttacttccTAAAAGTGCTTGAATCCAAAGCCTAAAACCTCTTCAAGTACAATATTCCATCCTTCAAAGGATTTGTTCAGTCTAAAGGCTCACTGGGCATCGAGCCCTCAACTCCCCCTCGTCGGCATTGCACCTAATACTCGTTATAAACTAATGGTACTCTATATTAAAAGAAGTCGAAACTTGCCATAATTTATCCATAACTTTTTGTATTGTGCACTAGATATACTcactttttaataaaagtatggtttttttaattaaaaacaaattaaactcTATTCTTTAAACAaagataatatattaattaataattaaatattcaaatgttctataaaaatattgcttgTTACTATTTCAttgagaattttttatttaattaataggTTAAGTAGAGATCAAgcttgttttaaattttgggAAAAGATatggaaagaagaagaaatcaaaGGCGAGGTCACTAGTCAGACAACGTTGTTCATGTTGGAAGTTGGAAcattactttctttttcttttgtttttaaattgatgcggtgaaaattgaaaaatgtttttgaacGGATTTAAGAGAGGAGAACAACTATGCAACTGTTCAAGCGAATTCTTAACTGTTCATAAAAATGAGGCATAAAGATATGAGCGgatcataaaaatgatttatttgtCCGATAGGACCAATATGCCACTGCAACTCTCCACTTATTTACACATTAACCATCTGCCAGTTGGAAAACAGACAAATGATGAGCCTTCCCTTCACACTCACTGCCCACTGCATCGGAATCCAACACCTCTTCCCCCCACACCAAACTCTTACTAGACTTTGACTTGTAGGTAGCCCTGTAAATTTTCGTCCTTGTCTTTTCCAATACTTTTGCCTGTAAAATGATTACACCTCAGCATTAACCCAGTCTCAGAACATCCCTCCTTATCAATTAAAGTCCATGTTTTTAATCGTTTTCTTGTCAAGGAAGGTTAGCATACGAGGGAAATGAAAGTTCATGGTACTAGGTTATTGAAATCCCATTTGTTGTAGATTAAGAAGCCTTCCTCTGTTTGCTCtaaagttttgttttgttttaatgaTCAGACAGAAATCTGGTATCTTGGGTAGGGTCTTTCTTATTTGCTCTTTTAGGttgctctttttttaatatattttagtgATAAAATTGTGATCACCCAGCAGCTCATGACATTGAAACCCTAATGGTAGAAAGACCCAGATCGGTTTCTTGGTACAGCTATCAATTTACGAGCCACCTCGAGTTCCAATTATTTCTATAGCCATCATTTTCTATATCTGGTGAGTGCTGCGTTTTGACCCTTCACATGTTGTGGAAGCGTATTTCTCACTGATCCCATGTTTGTGCTGTTCCAGCAATTCCAGTTTGTTGACTTTGCTCTTGTTTTGTCTGCTTTGGAAtccattttaaattatttttttttggtgtgtTCAGTTGATAGAGCATCCTAGGGGAACAGTTGAAATAATCTTCTTGGGTCCTATTCATTATCTTCTACTCTGTGGATCAAAATCCtacttttaatcattttttgcAGTTGGTCTATTGAGTTTTCTAGCCTTGGTTTGTAAATTGTCTGTCAATCAATTACCGAATTGGAATATTCGTGGGAGTCCTTTGCTTGGAGCAGAAATATATAGTAAAACTtcgatttttttatttccttagcTTCAAATTGCGTAGTTTGAATTCTCCAATTTCCACAGCCACTGCTGCTTGAATAGATGTGATTTTTGGTATTTCGTCCAATTCTCAACtcattaatcaagtttctATTCTAAGTTTCTGTCTGGTATTTCCTACATCAGTGTACCATTTCCCTTCTTTCTACACCATATACAGGCAAAATCCATGTTTTATGATCTACATTGTCATACTTAGAGGGTAGGCATCAATGTCAATCATATGTGGCCTCCCACTCCTTGAATGTGTTTACTGTCTGGCATGTGCACGCTGGGCATGGAAAAGATGCCTCCATACTGCTGGCCATGACAGTGAAACATGGGGCCTTGCAACTGCCGAAGAATTCGAGCCTGTCCCTCGACTATGCCGCTATATTCTAGCTGTTTATGAAGAAGATCTTTGGCACCCCCTTTGGGAACCCCCTGGAGGCTATGGGATAAACCCAGATTGGTTGATTCGCAGAAAAACTTATGTAGACACTCAAGGACGGGCTCcttcatatatattatatcttGATCATGATCATGCTGATATAGTCCTTGCCATTAGAGGCCTTAATTTGGCAAAGGAGAGTGACTATCAAGTGCTTTTGGACAACAAGctaggaaaaaagaaatttgatggTGGCTATGTTCATAATGGACTCTTGAAGGCTGCTGGATGGGTTTTGGATGCAGAGTGTGAAATTTTGAAGGAGTTGGTGGAGAGGTATCCAAATTATACTTTGACGTTTGCAGGACATTCTCTTGGGTCAGGTGTTGCAGCCATGTTAGCCTTGGTGGTTGTGCAGCATCAGGATAAACTGGGAAATATTGACAGGAGGAGGATCAGGTGCTATGCTATTGCACCTGCAAGGTGCATGTCACTAAATTTGGCAGTCAGATATGCAGATGTCATCAATTCTGTGGTTCTTCAGgcaagttgattttttttctttaatttttgacCTTTTTGTTTGTTGGGAATGTTACTATTAGTTGGTCTAAAATATTACTGGCATTTATAGAAGGCCCCACTGAATTCTCATTGTTCATTGCAGTACCTGTAGTATTAGATCATGCTGCACTACATGTTTTTTACTAAGAAATATGGGATATGAGACTTCTCATAGTTGTGAGTTACATGGTGTCTTTCTTCTGATTACGATAAAAGAATGATCATTGAGAGCAAGGCATGAATGATTGCTggagaaagataaaagaacGTTCGTTGAGAGCAAAGGTATGAATGGTTGCTGGAGATTAGTTATTTAACACAGCGGGATCAATTATTACTTGTAATGCTTTATTCTTCATTCACTTGAAAGTTTATCACGAGCTTGATGGGTGGGGAAGGTTTATGCTTTATACGAGTTTtgtttatgataatgtggaaATTCTGGCAAAGGACTTCCGAGGGTGGTCATTAAGTTCAGTCTAACTTCAGAGGAAGTAGAATGGTTATTATGAATGCACCTCAAGATGCATGATAACTTGTTGAACATGAGACTGATGGGAGAGAAGAAGCATCTGATGGAGGAGTCAGCTTCTGCAGAATCTCAACATAAGGTGTAATAGAAGTTTTAATGCTCCATTTTAaggtgaaaattttttatgaagtGACTCCAAGATCACATTCATCATAGTGAAATCTTATCTGTCGATCGAACCTGCTGTAACTGGCACTCCTCTTGTCCTTGAAGGTCAGGGACCTGACATTTACCTTCAAGAGCAAGGTTCAAGAGCCAGTAAGGGAAGTGaacgaaaaaagaaaaataggacTTGCTGTATTCCAATGGATATCTAAACTCTAACATACATTTTTAGATGTGGCTATGTCTAATACAGTGGCGTAGAAACCAAAAGGaattttgcatatagggtGATATGTCTGATTTATTGTATGAGTAGCTCTGCAAAACTTGAAATGCATTTTCTTTGTCCACATTGGAAGATCTTATTGCATTTACACTGATAGTGGTTCCAAATGTTGAAAGCATCTGGTTGAGATTATATTAGTTGGGGATATTTTACATCTGTGAATCAGGGTATTGATTTCTGTCAAAGAGTGCTGCagcttttttgttttgatttttattaatttaaaatcttcaATCTATTggttattatattattattgttatttcttttttgtatttaattgtGGTTACTCCTGAATTAGGATGACTTCTTGCCACGGACAGCCACACCTTTGGAAGACATTTTCAAGTCACTTTTCTGGTATAGTTGGACTTTATCACccattttaattattgtttcatTTACAGCCGGTAGGCTCCTCGAGTGTGCTAACATCCTTTGCAAAGCTAGTTGTATGACCCGGTCCTCTGGTTTCTCCCAATAAATAACAGTTATTGGCACATgaagaaaaggggaaaaagagaGAGTTATAGCCCACTTTATTACAAATCAAAGTGTCCTTAAGTTTTGAAGTAATCTATTGACAAATTTTTGCTTTCTTCGTTTGAACAGTTTGCCATGCCTACTATGCCTGAGATGCATGAGGGATACTTGTATACCAGAGGAGAAGATGCTTAAAGATCCAAGGAGGCTGTATGCACCTGGTCGCCTCTATCACATTGTTGAGCGAAAGCCTTTCAGGTATAATGAGGCACAACAAGTGTAGCTCTCTCCTATATATTTGCTTAGGGCTTACTGAGTTTGGTTATTGGTACTTAACTAAGGTGGTGTCATCATTGAGAATGCCTTGCCAGGCTGGAACTCAGCACAGGTTTGTATGTTGGGCAGGTGTCTTAATTCGCTTTTTCCATAAATGCAAAGTGTGTTGTGGtcattatcaaataaagaaatacT
This window encodes:
- the LOC18605584 gene encoding uncharacterized protein LOC18605584; amino-acid sequence: MSIICGLPLLECVYCLACARWAWKRCLHTAGHDSETWGLATAEEFEPVPRLCRYILAVYEEDLWHPLWEPPGGYGINPDWLIRRKTYVDTQGRAPSYILYLDHDHADIVLAIRGLNLAKESDYQVLLDNKLGKKKFDGGYVHNGLLKAAGWVLDAECEILKELVERYPNYTLTFAGHSLGSGVAAMLALVVVQHQDKLGNIDRRRIRCYAIAPARCMSLNLAVRYADVINSVVLQDDFLPRTATPLEDIFKSLFCLPCLLCLRCMRDTCIPEEKMLKDPRRLYAPGRLYHIVERKPFRLGRFPPVVRTAVPVDGRFEHIVLSCNATSDHAIVWIEREAQRAMDLMLEKDRIMEIPAKQRMERQETLAREHSQEYKAALQRAVTLSVPHAYSPSQYGTFEESEDGENSHKSSGESSVGSSGQSKNKESWNELIERLFDKDESGHMVLKKSHRDD